A portion of the uncultured Draconibacterium sp. genome contains these proteins:
- a CDS encoding ATP-binding SpoIIE family protein phosphatase, with protein MEIIREQILTLQIEHESDIGVSRRKSVSLAKQLGFDDVKTGEIAIMVTELVTNVLKHGGRKGKILVCELKTNEGQKAIEVWCCDSGPGIPDIEKAIKDGFSNKVSLGIGLGSIRRFSDVFEINPEHTPFIDDNVLNGLETYNTCIRTLKWVPSKKWIGTNRSISIGAASRGKPGEKLNGDCYVVNHISPTKTVAAVIDGLGHGKEAHLASQLAREQIVLKANQPVDMLLQHMNAGTRGTRGLVASIVSIDTDNNKMQFSGIGNIEGFIVSSNEKKNLLSYGGIIGHNMRTPRVFEYSFSPGDYICLSSDGITSRWRHEDFNWKEHPQSIAENLITNYARNNDDATILIIRYDT; from the coding sequence AAATACTAACATTGCAAATTGAGCATGAATCAGACATTGGGGTAAGTCGACGCAAATCGGTGAGCCTGGCAAAACAACTTGGTTTTGATGATGTTAAAACCGGCGAGATTGCAATTATGGTAACCGAACTTGTTACCAACGTATTAAAACACGGAGGAAGAAAAGGCAAGATTTTGGTATGCGAATTAAAAACCAACGAAGGACAAAAAGCCATTGAAGTATGGTGTTGCGACTCGGGACCGGGAATACCTGATATTGAAAAAGCCATTAAAGATGGATTTTCAAATAAAGTATCTTTGGGTATAGGATTGGGCTCCATTCGTCGTTTTTCCGATGTATTCGAGATCAATCCGGAACACACTCCGTTTATCGATGATAATGTACTTAACGGATTAGAAACCTACAATACTTGTATAAGAACGCTAAAATGGGTACCAAGTAAAAAGTGGATTGGCACCAACCGTTCCATCAGTATTGGTGCAGCATCGCGAGGCAAACCCGGAGAAAAATTAAATGGCGATTGTTATGTGGTTAATCATATTTCTCCGACTAAAACAGTTGCCGCCGTTATCGACGGACTGGGACATGGCAAAGAAGCACATTTAGCCTCTCAGCTTGCACGCGAGCAAATTGTGCTAAAAGCCAACCAACCGGTAGATATGTTGCTGCAACACATGAATGCTGGTACACGAGGCACGCGCGGGTTAGTAGCTTCAATAGTTTCTATTGACACTGATAATAACAAAATGCAATTTAGCGGAATAGGAAATATTGAAGGTTTTATTGTTAGTTCAAACGAAAAAAAGAACCTGCTTTCATACGGAGGAATAATAGGGCATAATATGCGAACACCACGCGTGTTCGAATATAGTTTTTCACCCGGCGATTATATATGCCTGTCATCAGATGGAATTACATCGAGGTGGCGGCACGAAGATTTTAACTGGAAAGAACATCCGCAAAGCATAGCCGAAAATTTAATAACGAATTACGCACGAAACAATGACGACGCTACCATTCTTATCATCCGCTACGATACATAA